GTAGAGCATAGAAACAGCCAACTTCAATCAGTGtgaattattttagaaatgacaACGCAGGTATTTTGTGtcacaatataataatttgcataACTTACtcaaagtattttatatttttatcagttGAGATGTTAAAGCTTGTTAAAGTCACACCCTTACTTTTTCCTCATTAAGATGGAGCATCCAGACATCAGCGTCCTTCAGAGAGAAGGTTTCATATGGAATCTCGCCAGCGTTCGTCTCTTAGACCAGTATATGCATGTGATGGATGGAGATCCCGTGCTAAAGGTTGTTAAAGCCGTTCTGGAGCAGTACCAGATCCACGTCGTGCCAAAACTACCGTTGTTTCGCAAATGTAAGATGTTATTTTCATTTGGCCGTCAAGACTTCTgtgacttctttttttaaacatgttttattgcGTCGCAGGCATCAACCACGGAGACTTCAACGACCACAATCTCTTGGTGAAACCCGATGGACCCTCGAAGCACAAGATCTCCGGGATCCTTGATTTTGGAGACATGAGCTGCGGGTATTTCATATTTGAGCTGGCCATCACCATCATGTACATGATGATTGAGAATCCCAGTCCGCTAGACGTCGGAGGGCCGGTGGTGGCGGGATGGGAAAGTGTTTTTCCTCTCAACGAGGCAGAAAGAGACTCGCTCTATTTGCTGGTTCTCTGTCGGTTCTGCCAGTCCCTGGTTCTGGCTCGACACGCGGTGATCCAGCAGCCAGAGAACGAGGAGTACTTGATGATCACCGCCAGGACAGGGGTGCGCCATCTCCGTCGGCTTTGGGAGCTGGGTAAAGAGCAAGTGGAGAGAATATGGTTCCAGAGCGCTGCACAGTTTGGCCAACCTTGACTTCAGCAGCTGCATGCTGAAAAATGATATGCAATAACCATTGAAGATATacttttcacccaaaaatgtattaataacgATGTGAAATGATGACAGTGTCATGTGACAGCGTCAAACAATGTTTGGCCTCGACTCGAAGGTGGCAGtatatgaatgcataaataaaaattctcctATTTTATTCCACagaagataaaaataacactaatatgGTTGCATACATATTGTATCTACAGCcatg
This window of the Puntigrus tetrazona isolate hp1 chromosome 22, ASM1883169v1, whole genome shotgun sequence genome carries:
- the hykk.2 gene encoding hydroxylysine kinase: MSTNGSKPNLSHSQVSELIKRLYGLTVSVVRPLPSYDDQNFYVAPSEGGEYVLKVMNSADSQNITVIELQTHAMNFLHQRGLPAQTAFPTLTGRLMSLEEFDCGFGVQKYLVRLLAYLPGTTVAKVTCGPQILYDVGKMAATLDTVLLQMEHPDISVLQREGFIWNLASVRLLDQYMHVMDGDPVLKVVKAVLEQYQIHVVPKLPLFRKCINHGDFNDHNLLVKPDGPSKHKISGILDFGDMSCGYFIFELAITIMYMMIENPSPLDVGGPVVAGWESVFPLNEAERDSLYLLVLCRFCQSLVLARHAVIQQPENEEYLMITARTGVRHLRRLWELGKEQVERIWFQSAAQFGQP